A single Oceanispirochaeta sp. DNA region contains:
- a CDS encoding fatty acid desaturase, whose product MNRSEWSAVLDSYEGGNAKRSIGQFIFTVSAYFSLMIVMFYLVYTGYPYWIALLVAIPAAGFHVKIFIILHDCSHNSYFHSQKACTAVGRICGLITFTPYYDWRRSHAIHHASVANLEKRGVGDVWTMTVEEYKSAGRFKKLIYRIFRNPLFLFGIAPAVLFLLISRFPRKNLTKKEFRSIILTDLVLASVITTLSLFTGLGVILKSILPIVILSSMWGVWLFYVQHQFKNVYWSHSTEWDYEKAALLGCSFYKMPGVLRWFSGNIGYHHIHHLNSRIPNYNLKKCYNEVPGVRNIKVMTLLGSVRSAFLQLWDESSGKMVSFRRLKNQSVSQFPSV is encoded by the coding sequence ATGAATCGAAGTGAATGGAGTGCGGTCCTCGACTCTTACGAGGGCGGGAATGCAAAAAGGTCTATCGGCCAGTTCATATTCACGGTTTCTGCTTATTTTTCTCTAATGATTGTCATGTTTTATCTGGTATATACGGGCTATCCCTACTGGATAGCACTGTTGGTAGCCATCCCCGCTGCCGGATTTCATGTTAAAATTTTTATAATCCTCCATGACTGCAGTCACAACTCCTATTTCCACAGTCAGAAGGCCTGTACAGCTGTGGGCCGGATCTGCGGACTCATAACCTTCACCCCTTATTACGACTGGCGGCGGTCTCATGCCATACACCATGCCTCGGTGGCGAATCTTGAGAAACGGGGAGTCGGCGATGTGTGGACGATGACCGTTGAAGAGTACAAGAGTGCAGGACGGTTCAAAAAGCTGATATACCGCATATTCAGGAATCCCCTATTCCTGTTTGGTATAGCACCGGCCGTTCTGTTCCTATTAATATCACGCTTCCCCCGCAAAAATTTGACAAAAAAAGAGTTCCGCAGCATTATCCTGACAGATCTTGTCCTGGCCTCAGTCATTACAACCCTCTCCCTGTTCACGGGACTTGGGGTGATCCTGAAGAGCATACTGCCCATCGTCATCTTATCCAGCATGTGGGGGGTCTGGCTCTTTTACGTTCAGCATCAGTTTAAAAATGTATATTGGTCACATAGTACAGAATGGGATTATGAGAAGGCCGCCCTGTTGGGCTGCTCCTTCTATAAGATGCCCGGAGTCCTCAGATGGTTTTCAGGCAATATAGGATATCACCATATCCACCATTTGAACTCCCGCATTCCCAATTACAACCTGAAGAAATGCTATAACGAGGTGCCCGGAGTCAGAAATATTAAAGTCATGACCCTCCTGGGCAGCGTCAGGTCTGCCTTTTTACAGCTATGGGATGAGAGTAGTGGAAAGATGGTGAGTTTCAGGAGACTGAAGAATCAGAGTGTCTCTCAGTTTCCTTCCGTTTGA
- a CDS encoding flavodoxin family protein → MKVLAVLGSKRTKGNTASLIEQALIPFQELDYFSGETLFLGDMEFDGCTGCEGCARSNRCVIDDDMQHAYSLLREADAVIIGSPTYFYNVTSDMKKFIDRCYCFSSYNPKDRSVWTAEFDSGPRKFAGFISICEQNSVDDMGYTPQILQKSFESLGFRTVFNQKVLHCFKAGEVKSRTEAMESAQSNGRKLRDTLILQSPETHHLSTTLIP, encoded by the coding sequence ATGAAGGTCTTAGCAGTCCTGGGAAGCAAGAGAACGAAGGGCAATACGGCGTCTCTTATCGAACAGGCTCTTATACCCTTTCAGGAGTTGGATTATTTTTCGGGTGAAACCCTTTTTCTGGGGGACATGGAATTTGACGGCTGCACAGGTTGTGAGGGCTGTGCCAGAAGTAACCGTTGCGTCATCGATGATGATATGCAGCATGCCTACTCCCTGCTCAGGGAAGCAGATGCCGTGATTATCGGATCGCCCACCTATTTTTACAATGTTACCAGCGATATGAAGAAATTCATTGACCGCTGCTACTGCTTTTCATCCTACAACCCCAAAGACCGATCGGTCTGGACCGCTGAATTCGATTCAGGTCCCAGAAAATTTGCAGGGTTCATCAGTATTTGCGAACAGAATAGCGTGGATGATATGGGGTATACTCCACAAATTCTTCAGAAAAGCTTTGAGTCTCTTGGATTTCGTACTGTATTTAATCAAAAAGTACTGCATTGTTTTAAAGCCGGTGAAGTGAAGAGCCGGACTGAAGCAATGGAATCCGCCCAGTCAAACGGAAGGAAACTGAGAGACACTCTGATTCTTCAGTCTCCTGAAACTCACCATCTTTCCACTACTCTCATCCCATAG
- a CDS encoding MarR family winged helix-turn-helix transcriptional regulator, whose protein sequence is MEEQNKSDIVVSTLRQIIRSIDLQSKKLTKRYGITGPQLIVLKEIHKSSDRPISAIAREVSLSQATVTSILDRLEQQGFAQRERSSQDKRKVKILLTEKSKMILDTNPSLFQEEFTDEFETLEEWEKHMIISSLQRMATMLKAEKIDSSPVLYSGPLSASSLEVDRFLDDILPENDGVIK, encoded by the coding sequence ATGGAAGAGCAGAATAAATCAGATATTGTCGTTTCTACACTGAGGCAGATTATTCGATCCATCGATCTGCAGTCAAAAAAATTAACAAAACGATACGGAATCACCGGTCCTCAGTTGATCGTTCTAAAAGAAATACACAAGAGTTCTGACAGGCCAATTTCAGCCATCGCCAGGGAAGTGAGTCTTTCACAGGCTACTGTGACCAGTATTCTTGATCGATTGGAACAACAGGGATTTGCCCAACGGGAGAGAAGTTCTCAGGATAAACGGAAAGTCAAGATTTTACTAACTGAGAAATCTAAGATGATCCTGGATACCAATCCATCTCTCTTTCAGGAAGAATTTACCGATGAGTTTGAAACACTGGAGGAATGGGAAAAACATATGATTATCTCTTCACTCCAACGTATGGCTACCATGCTTAAAGCCGAAAAAATAGATTCTTCGCCGGTGTTGTACAGCGGACCTCTATCCGCATCATCCCTGGAAGTAGACAGATTTCTAGATGATATACTGCCCGAGAATGACGGAGTCATAAAGTAA
- a CDS encoding ABC transporter substrate-binding protein: MKKSILILQALLILITFSLAAEGQKEEGITTIVFGDVSWDSVQVHNRIMGFIIENGLTGYKADYIPGDTMPIVNGVTQGDIDVDMESWHNNVYEIYKKGIDSGNLVDLGKNMPDAPQGWWIPRYLVEGADAQAPNLKSVEDLPKYANLFTDPEDSSKGIIYGGVAGWGQLQVSEKFYEKYGLSDTYNLGVAGSGTALAATMVAAYGKKEPWIGYYWAPTAILGKLDMVRLAGSEYPAAAVNILVNKSMLEKAPDVVEILKKYSTTVDDNNEFLAKMDDEGWDTQQAAEWFLKNKEEVWTKWVSSEVAKKVKAAL; encoded by the coding sequence GTGAAGAAAAGTATTCTAATACTACAAGCGCTACTGATTTTAATTACATTCTCCCTGGCTGCCGAAGGGCAAAAAGAAGAAGGGATTACAACAATTGTCTTTGGGGATGTCTCCTGGGATAGTGTTCAGGTTCATAACAGAATTATGGGATTCATCATCGAGAACGGATTGACCGGCTATAAGGCCGATTATATTCCCGGCGATACCATGCCCATTGTAAATGGTGTAACTCAGGGAGACATTGATGTAGATATGGAGTCCTGGCATAACAATGTTTATGAAATCTATAAAAAGGGAATCGATTCTGGCAATCTGGTGGATCTGGGAAAAAACATGCCCGACGCTCCTCAGGGCTGGTGGATACCCCGTTACCTGGTTGAAGGTGCTGATGCACAGGCTCCTAACCTGAAATCTGTTGAAGATCTGCCAAAGTACGCAAATCTGTTCACAGATCCTGAAGATTCCTCCAAAGGAATCATCTACGGCGGTGTTGCCGGATGGGGTCAGTTGCAGGTATCAGAAAAGTTTTATGAGAAATACGGTTTATCCGATACCTACAACCTGGGAGTAGCCGGATCCGGAACTGCCCTGGCAGCGACTATGGTAGCCGCTTATGGAAAAAAAGAACCCTGGATCGGATACTACTGGGCACCTACAGCCATACTGGGAAAGCTTGACATGGTCCGCCTGGCTGGCAGCGAATATCCTGCTGCCGCGGTTAATATCCTTGTGAACAAATCCATGTTGGAAAAAGCACCCGATGTGGTTGAAATCCTGAAAAAGTATTCCACTACTGTGGATGATAACAATGAATTTTTGGCCAAAATGGACGATGAAGGCTGGGACACTCAACAGGCTGCCGAGTGGTTTCTAAAAAACAAGGAAGAAGTCTGGACCAAATGGGTCTCTTCTGAAGTAGCCAAAAAAGTGAAAGCGGCTCTTTAA
- a CDS encoding glycine betaine/L-proline ABC transporter ATP-binding protein → MTNTTLAAESTLDQPGGSNSPQVIIKDLWKIYGRDPKRILKKEIRNKSKDEIQKKTGCIIGMRNINLEIEKGQFYILMGLSGSGKSTLVRNLIRLVNPTSGSININGKDITKMNQDQLLQFRRNTFGMVFQHYGLLPHQTVLDNAAYGLKIRGLPKGERYAKAMRTLETVGLKGWEDYYPGSLSGGMQQRVGLARALSNDPEILLMDEPFSGLDPLIRRQMQDELVELQATLKKTIIFVTHDLHEALKLGDKIAIMRNGEVVQEGTPEEIVTQPANDYVQEFVRDASPAKVITAGTIMEEPKIILYDWEGPRTALTLLRSNNRRSAFVINRSRKLLGVITEDKLVKLLENKDYKGGIPETIIRKVPSVIENTILEDMFSIVNENPYSIPVVDEKGCFKGKVTTDQIFESITPYNEGDTDD, encoded by the coding sequence ATGACGAATACGACTCTTGCGGCTGAATCGACATTAGATCAGCCCGGGGGGAGTAACTCTCCCCAAGTTATCATCAAGGATTTATGGAAAATCTATGGACGGGATCCCAAAAGGATTCTGAAAAAAGAGATTCGGAATAAATCAAAAGATGAAATACAGAAAAAAACTGGCTGCATTATTGGAATGCGCAACATCAACCTGGAAATCGAAAAAGGTCAATTCTACATTCTTATGGGACTCTCAGGCAGTGGAAAATCCACTCTTGTCAGAAACCTGATCCGCCTGGTGAATCCCACAAGCGGTTCCATTAACATCAATGGCAAAGATATTACAAAGATGAACCAGGACCAACTGCTTCAGTTCCGAAGAAACACCTTCGGTATGGTTTTTCAGCATTACGGACTGTTGCCCCACCAGACAGTACTGGACAATGCGGCCTATGGATTGAAAATCAGGGGATTGCCCAAGGGTGAACGCTACGCCAAGGCCATGCGCACTCTGGAAACTGTCGGTCTCAAGGGCTGGGAAGATTACTATCCCGGCTCCTTAAGCGGCGGTATGCAGCAGCGTGTCGGACTGGCTAGAGCGCTTTCCAATGACCCCGAGATTCTCCTCATGGATGAACCCTTCAGCGGACTTGATCCTCTTATTAGAAGGCAGATGCAGGATGAACTGGTAGAACTTCAGGCAACCCTCAAAAAAACCATCATATTCGTAACCCATGATCTTCATGAAGCCCTCAAACTAGGTGACAAGATAGCTATCATGAGAAACGGCGAGGTTGTTCAGGAAGGAACTCCCGAGGAGATTGTAACCCAACCAGCCAATGATTATGTTCAGGAGTTTGTACGAGATGCCTCTCCTGCCAAGGTGATAACGGCAGGAACCATTATGGAAGAACCCAAAATTATTCTCTATGACTGGGAAGGACCCCGTACCGCCCTGACTCTCCTGCGCTCCAATAACAGACGTTCTGCCTTTGTTATCAATAGATCAAGGAAATTATTGGGTGTGATAACAGAAGACAAGCTGGTTAAGTTATTGGAAAATAAAGATTATAAGGGTGGAATTCCCGAAACGATCATCCGGAAGGTACCCTCTGTAATTGAAAACACTATACTGGAAGATATGTTTTCAATCGTCAATGAAAACCCCTACTCCATCCCCGTTGTGGATGAGAAGGGATGTTTCAAGGGAAAGGTAACCACAGACCAGATCTTTGAATCCATAACCCCCTATAATGAAGGAGATACTGATGACTGA
- a CDS encoding proline/glycine betaine ABC transporter permease codes for MTEFPDIVGIPLADWIDSAMSWLLQNLDGFFDAIGFIILQVVAGIERLFLFLPWFVIILLVGLAGWKLVGKLKTGIVFMLLMFMIGTFGYWDLAMRTLSLVIASVFFSLLIGIPFGIHMSRSDRAESILKPILDGMQTMPSFVYLIPALMFFGMGKVPAMFATIIYAVPPVIRLTNVGIRTVDVEAVEASKAFGASTRQVLFDVQLPLAKPTIMVGINQTTMMALSMVVIGSMIGAKGLGMEVLLAINRIEVGRGFEAGISIVFLAIIIDRITHSFSEKKD; via the coding sequence ATGACTGAATTTCCTGATATTGTAGGAATACCCCTTGCCGATTGGATTGACTCTGCCATGTCCTGGCTTTTGCAGAATCTGGATGGCTTTTTTGATGCCATTGGATTTATCATCCTCCAGGTGGTTGCAGGGATTGAGCGATTATTTCTCTTTCTCCCCTGGTTTGTTATAATTCTTCTGGTGGGACTAGCCGGATGGAAACTTGTAGGTAAATTGAAAACAGGTATTGTTTTTATGCTCCTCATGTTTATGATCGGAACCTTTGGATACTGGGACCTGGCCATGCGGACACTCAGTCTTGTCATTGCCTCTGTTTTCTTTTCCCTCCTCATCGGTATACCCTTTGGCATTCATATGTCCCGAAGTGACCGAGCCGAATCCATCCTGAAACCGATACTCGACGGAATGCAGACCATGCCTAGCTTTGTTTATCTCATTCCGGCCCTGATGTTCTTTGGAATGGGGAAGGTACCTGCTATGTTTGCCACCATAATCTATGCTGTTCCACCTGTGATCCGTCTGACTAATGTCGGGATCAGAACTGTGGATGTAGAAGCCGTGGAAGCGTCAAAAGCCTTCGGAGCATCAACCAGACAGGTTCTGTTCGATGTACAGCTACCCCTGGCAAAACCAACAATCATGGTAGGAATCAACCAGACAACCATGATGGCTCTGTCCATGGTAGTCATCGGTTCCATGATAGGTGCCAAAGGTCTGGGAATGGAAGTTCTTCTGGCCATCAACAGGATTGAGGTAGGACGCGGATTTGAAGCCGGTATTTCAATCGTATTTCTGGCTATTATCATTGACAGGATCACCCACTCCTTTTCTGAAAAGAAGGATTAA
- a CDS encoding FecR family protein: protein MRLIPKKLIFILTMSFVPFILSGESILEYLEGDVLVIRNGEELDGDFGMELDQGDVILTQKESLAILELEGGRVLKMRENSSLRLENLSRNTSLVLQKGSVFSRVDHIINGKFEIRTESVVAGVRGTEFFVSFGKSVDDAADIWLCVNDGTVEVMIPETGDSILVNEGEGINILGGRALTAPEAYEWTKDLNWNTDPDAGNVKDETDLDLQQSVYRGRRAL, encoded by the coding sequence ATGAGATTGATTCCTAAGAAACTTATATTTATCCTGACAATGTCCTTTGTCCCTTTTATATTAAGTGGCGAAAGCATTCTGGAATACCTGGAAGGAGATGTGCTGGTTATTAGAAACGGTGAAGAACTGGATGGGGACTTCGGAATGGAACTGGATCAGGGAGATGTCATTTTGACACAGAAGGAATCCCTGGCCATCCTGGAACTGGAGGGAGGACGAGTACTCAAGATGAGAGAAAACAGCAGTCTGAGGCTTGAGAATTTGAGCCGGAACACAAGTCTGGTACTCCAAAAAGGCAGCGTTTTCTCCAGGGTAGATCATATTATCAACGGTAAATTTGAAATCAGAACTGAATCTGTCGTGGCGGGAGTCAGAGGCACGGAGTTCTTTGTTTCCTTTGGCAAGTCTGTGGATGATGCGGCGGATATATGGCTCTGTGTCAATGACGGGACGGTTGAAGTGATGATCCCCGAGACTGGAGACTCCATACTGGTCAATGAAGGGGAAGGAATAAACATCCTGGGAGGCAGGGCGCTGACTGCTCCGGAAGCCTATGAATGGACAAAGGATCTGAATTGGAATACAGATCCTGATGCGGGGAATGTCAAAGATGAAACGGACCTGGACCTCCAGCAGTCAGTATATCGAGGCCGGCGGGCCCTATGA
- the ade gene encoding adenine deaminase: MNKRLEQLKQELKASSGKEMADLYIYNIRILDVYTEEIRSGSLVIRNGRIVAVSPGWEVQARVRYDGLGMIAIPGFMDSHIHIETTLLTPEALATVIVPWGTTTLFVDAMEIANVAGIQGLNDLLRDKDDLPFRLFMEVPSRVPTAPGLETTGGVLGVEEVSILLKESNAVSLGELDPPKVLNLMDDYLMKTLSAREEGRICNGHAIGLGWDDLNTYAAAGLSDDHESVEYQELKDRLSLGLRALIREGSSERNLDTLIRGILEDKLPTEDLLFCTDDKHVNDIVREGHISYNVQRSIDLGMNPVKAVKIATINTARHFRLDHELGSLTPGRFADILLVPDMNTMKPEAVFKGGKLVAEKGKILQEQKGSYPDYLNHTVTLQRDLSAGDFTTNAEGERALVRVIDLIPDQIINKEKQEWLPILAGKVSPDISRDILMLSVVERYGKNGQLGSGFVRGFRLVQGALASSVSHDHHNIVVVGTNPEDMLLAVQELERMQGGFAAACDGKILDSIALPIGGLMSPDPAEIVMNNMNRVNEAVKQLGCTMASPFMSLSFISLPTVPELGLTDLGLVDVLKHCLVPLVIKTE, from the coding sequence ATGAACAAAAGACTGGAACAACTGAAGCAGGAGCTCAAGGCGTCATCTGGAAAAGAGATGGCGGACCTCTATATTTACAATATCCGGATTCTGGATGTCTATACCGAAGAGATCCGCAGTGGTTCCTTGGTGATCAGGAATGGCAGGATCGTCGCGGTTTCTCCCGGATGGGAGGTTCAAGCCAGGGTACGTTATGATGGCCTTGGAATGATAGCCATTCCCGGCTTTATGGATAGCCATATTCATATCGAGACCACCCTGCTCACTCCCGAGGCCCTGGCCACTGTCATCGTCCCCTGGGGAACCACCACTTTATTTGTCGATGCCATGGAAATTGCCAATGTCGCGGGAATTCAGGGGCTTAATGATCTGCTCAGGGACAAAGATGACCTTCCTTTTCGTCTCTTTATGGAAGTTCCTTCCCGTGTTCCCACTGCACCGGGGTTGGAAACGACCGGCGGCGTTCTGGGAGTCGAAGAGGTCTCTATTCTATTAAAGGAATCCAATGCGGTGAGCCTGGGAGAACTGGACCCGCCCAAGGTTCTGAATCTTATGGATGACTACCTCATGAAAACTCTGAGTGCCAGAGAGGAGGGGCGCATCTGCAACGGTCACGCCATCGGTCTGGGTTGGGATGATCTGAATACCTACGCAGCGGCGGGTCTCTCCGACGATCATGAGTCAGTGGAGTATCAGGAACTGAAGGACCGTTTGTCTCTGGGACTCAGAGCCCTGATCCGGGAGGGAAGCAGTGAGAGGAACCTGGACACCCTTATCAGGGGGATTCTCGAAGACAAGCTGCCCACCGAGGACCTTCTGTTCTGTACCGACGACAAACATGTGAATGACATCGTCAGAGAAGGTCATATCAGCTATAACGTGCAGCGTTCCATCGACCTGGGGATGAATCCGGTCAAAGCCGTCAAGATCGCCACCATCAATACGGCCCGTCATTTCCGTCTGGATCATGAACTGGGTTCCCTGACCCCGGGGCGATTTGCCGATATTCTGCTGGTTCCGGATATGAATACAATGAAGCCCGAAGCCGTCTTCAAGGGAGGAAAGCTTGTGGCTGAAAAGGGTAAGATTCTCCAGGAGCAGAAGGGGAGTTACCCTGACTACCTGAACCACACGGTGACCCTCCAGAGGGATTTAAGTGCAGGTGATTTTACCACCAACGCTGAGGGGGAACGAGCCCTGGTCCGGGTGATCGATCTCATTCCCGATCAGATCATTAACAAAGAGAAGCAGGAGTGGCTGCCCATCCTTGCCGGCAAAGTTTCTCCTGATATATCCCGGGATATTTTGATGTTGTCGGTAGTGGAACGATACGGAAAGAACGGGCAGCTGGGTTCCGGATTTGTCCGGGGATTTAGGCTCGTCCAGGGGGCCCTGGCCTCCTCAGTTTCTCATGATCATCACAATATCGTGGTTGTGGGGACAAATCCGGAGGATATGCTTTTGGCGGTTCAAGAACTGGAAAGGATGCAGGGCGGTTTTGCCGCAGCCTGTGACGGCAAGATTCTTGATTCCATTGCTCTGCCCATCGGCGGGTTGATGAGTCCCGATCCTGCAGAAATTGTCATGAATAATATGAACAGGGTGAACGAGGCGGTCAAACAATTAGGCTGCACCATGGCGTCACCTTTTATGTCCCTGTCGTTTATTTCACTTCCCACTGTTCCTGAGTTGGGTTTAACAGACCTGGGGCTGGTCGATGTTTTGAAGCACTGTCTTGTTCCCCTTGTGATAAAAACGGAATAA
- a CDS encoding GGDEF domain-containing protein, translating into MIVSLAIKTEIIMREMMLDSIMSMFFLSRSVYLIENIILLYIFLETKRSRGFQFLVCIASWGTITLFHFFLNNINLNPLLISYILGSLYLIPVILIFKETFQAKIFVFYLIYSLTQLIYLIFVNIDHFLSPPIPHTFVFLGLILELVALPFIRRYMKSPLKDIIGILDQHKKSFTLFPILSFLLLASYAFQERYLLSTFITLILSTMLIFFSYYLIATSISGARRQQELERISITDSLTGLYNRRYMEQKIQQEFNRYQKTGSEFALASADIDFFKNINDLYGHDGGDSLLKSITEDMCKSIRTYDTVARWGGEEFLILLPATNKEQAVILAERIRKTVEAHRYEFDGANKPVAVTLTLGVSVVNSRDTIEGMIKRADKAMYYGKRKSRNCVISFDEIKKDTVNG; encoded by the coding sequence ATGATAGTCTCTCTTGCAATAAAGACTGAAATTATTATGAGGGAAATGATGCTGGACTCTATAATGAGTATGTTTTTTTTAAGTAGAAGTGTATACCTTATTGAAAATATTATATTATTATACATTTTTTTAGAAACAAAGCGATCGCGGGGCTTTCAGTTTCTGGTATGTATTGCGTCTTGGGGTACGATAACCTTATTTCACTTCTTTCTGAACAATATTAACCTCAATCCTTTGCTGATTAGCTATATATTGGGATCCTTATACCTGATTCCAGTTATCCTGATTTTTAAAGAAACATTTCAGGCAAAAATCTTTGTATTCTATTTGATATATTCTCTGACTCAACTGATATACCTTATATTTGTAAATATCGACCATTTTTTATCTCCGCCAATTCCACATACTTTTGTTTTTTTAGGCCTGATTCTTGAATTGGTGGCCCTGCCATTTATAAGGCGGTATATGAAATCACCTCTTAAAGATATCATTGGAATTCTTGATCAACATAAGAAAAGTTTTACATTATTTCCTATCTTATCTTTCCTGTTACTGGCCAGTTATGCTTTTCAAGAAAGATACCTTCTGTCTACTTTTATCACCCTGATATTATCCACAATGTTGATTTTTTTTAGTTATTATCTGATTGCAACATCCATATCAGGAGCCAGGCGTCAACAGGAACTGGAGCGGATATCAATAACCGATAGCCTGACAGGTCTGTATAACAGGCGGTATATGGAACAAAAAATTCAGCAGGAATTTAATCGATATCAAAAAACAGGCTCGGAGTTTGCTCTGGCAAGCGCCGATATTGATTTCTTTAAAAATATCAATGATTTATACGGGCATGATGGTGGGGATTCTTTATTGAAGTCAATCACGGAAGACATGTGCAAATCGATCAGAACATATGATACTGTTGCTCGATGGGGAGGCGAAGAATTCCTTATCTTATTGCCGGCAACAAACAAGGAACAAGCTGTAATATTAGCTGAACGGATCAGAAAGACAGTGGAAGCCCATAGATATGAATTTGATGGTGCTAATAAACCAGTCGCCGTCACATTAACCCTTGGTGTGTCTGTCGTCAATTCCAGGGATACAATAGAGGGTATGATAAAGAGAGCCGATAAAGCGATGTATTATGGTAAACGGAAAAGCCGGAACTGTGTGATATCTTTTGATGAGATTAAAAAAGATACAGTAAACGGATGA